GCGCAGCCGCTGCCCAGTTTGTGCGAAGAGGCCTTGCGATTGGTCAGCGAAAGCAGCAAAGGCCGCAAGGAAATTTACGTCTTTACCGATTTAGGCCAGGCCGCCTGGTCAGCCGATTCCGCCGAGCGGCTCAAACACAAATTGGCTGAAAAAACCGATGTGGCCTTGTATGTGGTCGACGTGGCCGTCGACAATCCACAAGATTTTTCCCTGGGCGATTTACGGCTTTCCGCCGACACGCTGGCCAAAAACACGCCGCTGCACTTGGAAACCGATTTGCTCGTGACCGGCAAGGAACCTAGCGAGTGCAGCGTGGCGCTCGATATGATCGACCCCGGCGGCAATCCGCAACGCCGAGAGCAAATCAGCGTCACGCCTTTGCTGGAGCAACCCCAGCCCGTCGAGTTTCAAATCAACCAGTTGGAAGAAGGCACGCATCAAGGGGTGGTGCGACTTGTCGGCGAAGATAATTTGGCTGCCGACGATGCCCGGTACTTCACCGTCGACGTGCGGCCGCCTTGGAAAGTATTAGTGGCCGCGCCCAAGCCCGCAGATCGCCATGCAGTGTTTCTGACCGAAGCCTTGGCTCCCGAAACTTTCCGCCGCACAGGCCAGGCGCGGTTTGAATGCGATGTGATTCCCACCGCCGATTTGGCGGCCCCCAACGCGCCCATTCTGGACGATTATGCGGCCGTCTGTTTGCTCGATCCTCCGCCGCTCACCGACGCGGTCTGGCAAGCGCTAACCACGTATGTGGAGCACGGAGGCGGCCTTTCCATTTGGCTGGGGCGCAATGCCGAACCGAAAAAATCTTCGGCCGACAGCTTCAACACCCCCGCCGCGCAAAAACTGATGCCCGGAAAACTGGCCCGCATTTGGCGACGCCAAGATGCCTTTCTGGCCCCGCAAGATTATCAGCATCCGCTGTTGACGAAATTCCGCTCCGTGGCTGGCGGCGTGCCGTGGGATGCCTTCACGGTTTATTCGCATTGGCAAGTCACTGACCTGGCCGATGGCGTGAATACCGTCATCCCTTATAGCAACGGACAGGCGGCGCTGTTGGAACGCAGCGTCGGCAAGGGGCGCGTGCTGGTCTTTACCACGCCCATTTCCGACGACGCCACCGACCCCGATTTGTGGAACTTGCTGCCGCTGGGAAGCGAACCGTGGCCCTTCGTGATGTTGTCCAACGAAATGCTCTTGTATCTGGTGGGTAGCGGCGAGGAACGCCTCAACTACCAGGCCGGCGAAACCGTAACGCTGCATGTGCCCGAGGCCGAGCGGCAATTGATTTTTTCGCTGCGCGCGCCCGACGGCGAGGAGTTTCCACAATCGGTCGATCAAAAAACCGGCCTCATCACCGTCAACTCGACAAATTTGGCGGGCAATTATTTGCTGCGATCTGGCGGCACCGAAGGGGGCGTGCGGCGCGGCTTCAGTGTGAATGTGCCTGCCATCAGCACCGATTTGGCGCGGCTTTCCAACGAAGATTTAACGGCCCTGCTGGGCAAAGATCGTTTTCGCCTTTCGCGCGGTCGGGACGAAATCGAACGTGACGTAAACCTGGGCCGCACCGGTCGCGAATTGTATCCGCTGTTGATCGTGCTGGTGGCAATCGTCCTGGGCTTGGAGCACTTGCTGGCCAATAAATTTTACCGTCGTGATGCCCAAACCGAGGAAGCGACCCGGCGAAAAGCTGCCACCACCGCCGTCATTGCCGAGGAAACAAGCCATCAACATCAACCCGTCGAGGTTGCTTGAAAGCGGGGCCCTAATTCGAATTCGGAGATTGGAAATTCATTCGTCATTCGGATTTGATCCGATTTTTCAGCACCTCGGCCTTTGAAATGGAATCATGAACGGCTGGACTTGCAATCCGGTGGGCGGTTACGGCCTAGTCACGGTCACGGCGGCTGTGTTGCTCGTGGTGATGATGCTCACCAATCCGCAGATGCGGCGGCTCAATCCCATGCGGCGATGGACCTTGGTGGCCCTGCGGTTGGCGGTGTTTCTGCTGGTGATTGCCGCGCTCTTGCGCCCCACGCGAATTTTCACCGAAATCCGCGAACGCCCTGCCACGTTGGTGTTGTTGGCCGATCGCTCCAAAAGCATGCAAACCGAAGATGCCTTTGGCGACCGTACTCGTTGGGACGCGCTGCGCGAAACCATCTCGCAGTCGTTGTCGCAGTTATCGAACATGGGGGAAAAACTCGATGTGAAGGTGTATACCTTCGATCGTGAACTTTCGCCGGTCGAGTTTTCTCACGGCAAACTTGACCTGGGAAAATCCGCCGACGGCCCGGAAACGGCCATCGGCGCGGCACTCGATGACGTGCTGCGGCGCGAAAGCGGCAAGCGGTTGGCCGGCGTTATTTTGTTTTCTGATGGCGCCCAGCAGGCTTATCCGCCCCGCGATCTGCAACCGCAATTGCCGGCTCGTCGCTTGAACGACATGCCCGCCCCGCTGTTTACCATCACCTTCGGGCAAGATCGCTCGGCCAATCAATCGCGCGACGTGGCCATTACGGATTTGGTCGTCAGCCCCAGCGTGTTCATCAAAAACGAACTCAGCATTGCCGGCACCGCCCGCATCAACGGGCTGGTCAATCAGCCCATTCCCGTGCAGGTGCTGTTCGAAACATCACCGGGAAAAATGGAGCCCGTGGCGTCTACGGTGCTGCGGGCCAATCAAAACGGCGAACAAATCAAATTCGAGCTCAGCTACATTCCGCAAACGCCCGGCGAGCGAAAAATTACCCTCCGGGCCGAGCCGCAACCCGGCGAACGCATCACCACCAATAACGAGCTCAGCACGTTTGTGAATGTGCTGGATGGCGGTTTGAACGTGTTGTATTTGGAGGGCGAGCCGCGATCGGAAATTTCAAAACTCCGACGCTCCTTAGGCATGTCGCCCGATATCAAAGTTGATTTTGTCTATTTCGACAAGAAAGATCGCCAGCGCTGGCCCATCAACATGGCCGATCGGTTGGCGCAAGGCAAATACAACGTGTACATCATCGGCGATTTAGATTCGTCGGTGTTTCGTCCGGAAGATTTGCAATTGCTGCGCGACGATGTGTTGCACGGCGCCGGCTTAATCATGCTGGGCGGATTTCACAGTTTTTGGGGCGGCGGCTATCAAAAAACCGCCCTGGCCGATGTGCTGCCCCTGCAAGTGCGGCCCGTCGACCAATTGGCCCGGCAAGATTTCGATGCTCCCTTTCGTGAAGATTTGCATTTGAAACCCGTGCCGCTTCCCAACGGTCCCGGGCCGAATAAAACCGGCGTACAAATGCTGCCCGACAAGCGATTCGGTTATGAGCCGCCGATGCGATTGGCCGCACCCGATCAAAACCTGGCCGCTTGGCAAAAGTTGCCGCCGCTGGAAGGCGCCAATAAGTTTGAGGCGCTTAAGCCCGCCGCCCGGCCGCTGGCGGTAACTTCCGATGGCCAGCCGCTGCTGGTGGCGGCCGAGCCCGGCAATGGGCGTGTGCTGGCCTTCGCCGGCGATTCCACCTGGCGCTGGTTCATGCAGGGTTTTGAGAAAGAGCACAAACGCTTTTGGCGGCAAGTTGTGTTGTGGCTGGCCAAAAAAGACGATACCGACGAGCAAAAAGTGTGGATCAAGCTTGAGCAGCGGCATTTTCCGCCAGGGGCCCGCATCGAGTTTTCCGCCGGCGCGCGGACCACCGAAGGCGAGCCAATCGAAGGCGCCGCTTTCACCGCCACACTGCTCTCCCACGATGGCGTCAAACAGCCCATAGCACTTACCCGGCAAGCCGATCAATACGTGGGGCAATTGCGCAACGTGATCGAGCCGGGCGATTATTCCATTTCGGTGCAGGCCACCAAAGACGGCGCGCTGCTGGGCGAAACCAAAGCCCGTTTCGTCGTCTTCGAGCAAGATTTAGAGTTGGAAAACGCCGCCGCCCGCCCGGAACTGATGGCCAGCCTCGCCAAACTCACTGCCGAAAGCGGCGGCGAAGCCGTGGCGCCGGAACAATTGCTCGATTTGCTCAAACGCATCAAGGAGCAGCCCCGCGACCGACAGGTGGCCACCGAAACCAAATTCACCCCCTGGGACAGCCCGCCATTCTTCTTAATCGTCGTCGGCCTGCTCTGCGCCGAGTGGTACCTCCGCAAACGCTGGGGCTGGGTGTAGGGATTTCCACTTACAGCCGTTCGTTCCATTCGGCGCGGCTATATTTTTCCGCGGCGAGTTGGGCAGTAACAGCGCGGGGCCAAACCGCACATTTTTCAGTGGCGGAAAAAGCTGAAATCAATGCTTGGCGGAGTGCCGCAACATCCAGCGGCAGATTGGTAAGAAAATCCGTGTGGCTGCGATGTTCGCGATACGCTGGCTGCCGCGCGGGCATGTTCAACAACTCGCCGATCTTTTCCAGCGGGAAGCTGTACAGCAGCGTGCCGTGGTACAGAAAGTGACTGCGTTTGCAGCGCAAACTATTGCCGGAGAATTTTTTATCGCCCAACACCAAATCGCTGATGCCTGCGCGCGAAACGGTAAGCGGTTGGCGGCCAACAGCACCCTCACCCCGGCCCTCTCCCAAAGGGAGAGGGAGATTATGGACGCTTAGTGCGCGATTTAGCGCCGTGACGAGTGTATTCAAGACGAATTGATGGGCACGATCGATGGCTCGCAGTTCTGGTCGTTGTTGGTAACTCAACACCACGGCGTACATCAAACAGCCGGGGCCTGCCAAAATTGTGGCGCCGCCGCTGGCACGGCGCAACACCGGCACGCCGCGCCGGGCGCAAGCATCCAAATTCACTTCGTCGGGTAAGTGTGAAGAACTTCCCGCCACCACCATCATTTCACGCGGTTCCCACAAGCGCAGCACTTCGCCGGCGTCGCCGGAACCGATTTCCTCGACATCTAGCAGCGCTTCATCCAGCGCTAAATTCTCGGCTGGCGACGCAAGAGTGAGTTCAAGCAGTTTCATCATGCAACCACTAAAACAATTTCTCGCGCAAAGACGCAGACAGCGCAGATGATCTTGACGTAGTTCGAATGGAATTTTCTACCTTCAGCGTCCTCTGCGTCTCTGCGCGAGATCTATCTGGATTTAGCCATTATCTGTGCCGGGTTGACGCCCAGGGTTTGGCTCATAGACTTACATATCTCACACAATCTTTTCGGCCACGCAATGTCTGATACCAAGCACTCCCAGCGCAGCCCACTTTCGCCCGACGATGCCCTCCCGCCGGTGGAACCGCCCAGTGCCGGCTTCCTGGTGCAATTGTTTTTGATCCCTGGCCTGATCGTGGCCATTATCGTCGTCGTGTGGCTATTGTTCCATTGGCTGGCGCAAATGGGCAACGATCCACGGGAATACGTGAAGAAGTTGCGGGGCAACAACGAGGTCCGCTGGCAAGCCGCCGTAAATTTGGCCGGCGTGTTGCACGGCTCCGCCGGAGATGAAATCAAGCGCGACGCCGCCGTCGCCACGGACCTGGGCCAAATTCTCAGCGATGAAATTGCCGCCGCCAGCACGGACGAACGATCGATCAATCTGCGAATTTATTTATGCCGGGCGCTGGGCGAATTTCAAGTGGAAGCGGCTTTGCCGCCCCTGTTAACCGCCGCCGCCACCCAACACTCCGATGTGGAAATCGGCGTGCGCCGCGCCGCAGTTCACGGCCTGGCCTCGCTAGCCGCCAATTTGCAAGCGGCGCAACCAGGGTGGAAAAATTCCGAGCTTGTCGCCACGCTGATCACCGACTCCAAGTCAGATGTCGATAATCTACGGGCCGAAAGCGCGTTTGCTTTGGGTGTGCTTGATGATGTCCAAGCAACGCAGCGGCTGACGCAAATGCTGGACGATCCGCATCCCGATGCCCGCTTTAACGCTGCCACCGGCTTGGCGCTGCAAGGCAATCAGGCGGCCCTGCCCGTGCTTTTGGAAATGCTCGACGCCGATCAGCATTTGGCCACCGAGGAAGAGCAGCCGGAAAATCGCCGGGAGAAGGAAGCGCTGGTCAACATCAGCGGGCTAAAAGCCCTGGCCCAACTGGCAGACGCAAATTCGACGGTCGATTTGAGCCAGGCGCAGCCGGCGGTGGAGCGATTGGCAAAATCCGATATTCCTGAAATTCGGGAAAACGCCGTGGCCTTGCGAGAAAAACTGCAGCGCCGCCAAACCAAGCAACCCGCCGCGGCTTCGCCGCCCGGCGCATCATCCACGCACTCTATCATCTCGACAACATTTACTCAGGACCATTTTTTTGGAGAACTTAGTTATGGCAGCTAGCCGTGCGGAAGTCGTCGAACTCTTGAAGACCGCGTATTCGATGGAACTGGAAACCGTGATGAATTACATCGCCAACAGCACCAACCTGGACGGCGTGCGCGCCGAGGAAATTAAAAAATCGCTGGCGGCCGACATCACCGCCGAAATTGGTCATGCCACCCAGTTGGCGCAGCGCATTAAGCAGCTTGGTGGTTTAACGCCCGGCTCCAAGGGCGTGAAGTTGGGAAATCAAAAGCAACCCGGCGAAGATACGACCGACGTCATCGCCGTGATCGAAGCGGTCATCGAAGCCGAAGACGCCGCTTGCAAGCAGTACCGAAAAATTATCCAGGCCACCGAAGGCGACGATTACGTCACGCAAGATATGTGCATCACACTCTTGGGCGACGAAGAAGAACACCTGATTCTGTTCAAAGGCTTTTTGAAAGAATACAAGAAGTCGTAAGCGGAGAGCGATTAGCGGTTAGCAATTAGTAACGAGTGAGCTAACAGAAATCGGCGGCGCAATTCTTCGCAGTCCGTTTGATACAAACTTGCACCACCTATTTGTGAGCTATCGCCGACAATCTAAAACATAGCTTTTGATTGCGCGCCGCGGGCCCAAAAATGTTAAGCTTTGCCGGTTAGGAAAATAACCTGCATCAACAGCAACCGCGGCAGCACTTTGCGCGACGGACCACTTTTTTGCGCTCGGCGAAAGCCGATCCGGACTTCAAAAAATCTTCTCGGCTGAAGTCATTGCTGGCATTGGCTTTCCGGCACGACTTTTGCTTTTGCCATTTGCATCGCGCGCATTTGTCCGCCAAATTCGTGTGTACGGTGCGCGCACGCGCAATGGACCCGTTTTGCGCCGCTGCGCCGTGTATTTTTTGCAAACATGAAGTGAACCAGCCATGAAAAATCTCGCCCCCTTCACGATGTTATTGGTTGCTGCGGCGACAGCCGCCATTGCTTCGCACGCCGACGGTTGTGGTTCGTGCGGCGGTTGCTCAACCTGCGGCGCATGCACCGAAACCGCGTACCGGTTGACATATCAAACCGTGTACGACGAACGGCAAGTCACCGCCTATCGAATCGATACTCAGACCGTTTATGAAGATCGCAAAGTGACCTCGTACAAGCCGGTGATGGAAACGCAAATGCAAGAGCGCCGCTACACCGTTGCCAAGCCGGTGTACGAAACCGCCGAGCGCGAAGAACATTACACCGTGATGAAGCCCGTGTACGAAACGCAACTTGTCGATCAAAGCTATGACCGCCTGCGCGACGTTACCGAAACCAGCGAGCGCGAAGAACATTACATGGTTGCCCGGCCGGTCTACGAAACCAGCGAGCAGGAAAATTGCTACACCGTCCTGCGCCCCGTGTACGAAACCGCCGAGCGCGATCAATACAGCACGGTCTGCGAGCCACAAACCACGTATACCACCCGCTATGTCGATCAAGGCGGCTGGCAAGAATATCAAGTGCTGAAGCCCGGCCCCATTTATAATCAGCCGGTATGCGTGCCGGGCGGATGCTCCACCGATCCCAACACCGGGCTTTCCACGTACATTGCGCCGACGACCGGCTATCAGCAAGTGCAAGGCCCAGCCACTGTGCAAGTCAATCGGGTGTGGAAGCCAGTGATCGTGGCCCAGCAAATCCCGCAAACCACCTACGTGCAAAAAGTCGTGGTGCAAAAAGTGCCCGTGCAAGTTTGCCGTTACGAAAATCAGGAAGTCGTGCAAAAAGTGCCCGTTACCGTCTGCCGCATGGTGCAAGAAGAACAAGTTCGCAAAGTGCCCGTCACCGTTTGCCGGCAAGTGGTGGAGCACGTCGACAATAAGGTGCCCGTCACCGTTTGCAAAATGGTTCCCGAAGAACAAGTTCGCAAAGTGCCCGTCACCACTTGCAAAATGATTACCGAGGAACGGGTTGAGCAAGTGCCGGTGCAAGTTTGCAAAATGGTGGCCATCGAAGAAACGGTGAAAGTGCCGCAGTGCGTTCAAACGCGCACCCCCGTCACCTACACCTACCGCACGCCGCGGACCATCGTGATGAAGGTGTCCGTTGATCCATGCACCGGGCAACCATTGGCCGTGACAACGGTGCCGATCACCACTGGCACGCCCGCCGTGGTGGGCATGCCGACGATCACCAATTCGACCACTTCGACGCCGTCCATCTCAGCGCCATCCACGTCGAAGCCACCCA
The window above is part of the Pirellulales bacterium genome. Proteins encoded here:
- a CDS encoding BatA domain-containing protein, encoding MSLTFLTPLMLAGAILVAAPIVLHLVMRQVPKHLMFPALRFIRQRNDANKRRLKLRHLLLLALRCAAIVLLALALARPSLQSAGWLGDQEAPVAAALVFDTSPRMEYRLQNQNRLQVAQEAADKVMAKLPAESDVAIIDSRTASASFSIDPAAAKQRLGRLSINAAAQPLPSLCEEALRLVSESSKGRKEIYVFTDLGQAAWSADSAERLKHKLAEKTDVALYVVDVAVDNPQDFSLGDLRLSADTLAKNTPLHLETDLLVTGKEPSECSVALDMIDPGGNPQRREQISVTPLLEQPQPVEFQINQLEEGTHQGVVRLVGEDNLAADDARYFTVDVRPPWKVLVAAPKPADRHAVFLTEALAPETFRRTGQARFECDVIPTADLAAPNAPILDDYAAVCLLDPPPLTDAVWQALTTYVEHGGGLSIWLGRNAEPKKSSADSFNTPAAQKLMPGKLARIWRRQDAFLAPQDYQHPLLTKFRSVAGGVPWDAFTVYSHWQVTDLADGVNTVIPYSNGQAALLERSVGKGRVLVFTTPISDDATDPDLWNLLPLGSEPWPFVMLSNEMLLYLVGSGEERLNYQAGETVTLHVPEAERQLIFSLRAPDGEEFPQSVDQKTGLITVNSTNLAGNYLLRSGGTEGGVRRGFSVNVPAISTDLARLSNEDLTALLGKDRFRLSRGRDEIERDVNLGRTGRELYPLLIVLVAIVLGLEHLLANKFYRRDAQTEEATRRKAATTAVIAEETSHQHQPVEVA
- a CDS encoding glutamine amidotransferase — translated: MNGWTCNPVGGYGLVTVTAAVLLVVMMLTNPQMRRLNPMRRWTLVALRLAVFLLVIAALLRPTRIFTEIRERPATLVLLADRSKSMQTEDAFGDRTRWDALRETISQSLSQLSNMGEKLDVKVYTFDRELSPVEFSHGKLDLGKSADGPETAIGAALDDVLRRESGKRLAGVILFSDGAQQAYPPRDLQPQLPARRLNDMPAPLFTITFGQDRSANQSRDVAITDLVVSPSVFIKNELSIAGTARINGLVNQPIPVQVLFETSPGKMEPVASTVLRANQNGEQIKFELSYIPQTPGERKITLRAEPQPGERITTNNELSTFVNVLDGGLNVLYLEGEPRSEISKLRRSLGMSPDIKVDFVYFDKKDRQRWPINMADRLAQGKYNVYIIGDLDSSVFRPEDLQLLRDDVLHGAGLIMLGGFHSFWGGGYQKTALADVLPLQVRPVDQLARQDFDAPFREDLHLKPVPLPNGPGPNKTGVQMLPDKRFGYEPPMRLAAPDQNLAAWQKLPPLEGANKFEALKPAARPLAVTSDGQPLLVAAEPGNGRVLAFAGDSTWRWFMQGFEKEHKRFWRQVVLWLAKKDDTDEQKVWIKLEQRHFPPGARIEFSAGARTTEGEPIEGAAFTATLLSHDGVKQPIALTRQADQYVGQLRNVIEPGDYSISVQATKDGALLGETKARFVVFEQDLELENAAARPELMASLAKLTAESGGEAVAPEQLLDLLKRIKEQPRDRQVATETKFTPWDSPPFFLIVVGLLCAEWYLRKRWGWV
- a CDS encoding lipoate--protein ligase family protein, with amino-acid sequence MKLLELTLASPAENLALDEALLDVEEIGSGDAGEVLRLWEPREMMVVAGSSSHLPDEVNLDACARRGVPVLRRASGGATILAGPGCLMYAVVLSYQQRPELRAIDRAHQFVLNTLVTALNRALSVHNLPLPLGEGRGEGAVGRQPLTVSRAGISDLVLGDKKFSGNSLRCKRSHFLYHGTLLYSFPLEKIGELLNMPARQPAYREHRSHTDFLTNLPLDVAALRQALISAFSATEKCAVWPRAVTAQLAAEKYSRAEWNERL
- a CDS encoding HEAT repeat domain-containing protein → MSDTKHSQRSPLSPDDALPPVEPPSAGFLVQLFLIPGLIVAIIVVVWLLFHWLAQMGNDPREYVKKLRGNNEVRWQAAVNLAGVLHGSAGDEIKRDAAVATDLGQILSDEIAAASTDERSINLRIYLCRALGEFQVEAALPPLLTAAATQHSDVEIGVRRAAVHGLASLAANLQAAQPGWKNSELVATLITDSKSDVDNLRAESAFALGVLDDVQATQRLTQMLDDPHPDARFNAATGLALQGNQAALPVLLEMLDADQHLATEEEQPENRREKEALVNISGLKALAQLADANSTVDLSQAQPAVERLAKSDIPEIRENAVALREKLQRRQTKQPAAASPPGASSTHSIISTTFTQDHFFGELSYGS
- a CDS encoding ferritin-like domain-containing protein, whose product is MAASRAEVVELLKTAYSMELETVMNYIANSTNLDGVRAEEIKKSLAADITAEIGHATQLAQRIKQLGGLTPGSKGVKLGNQKQPGEDTTDVIAVIEAVIEAEDAACKQYRKIIQATEGDDYVTQDMCITLLGDEEEHLILFKGFLKEYKKS